Proteins encoded within one genomic window of Rhododendron vialii isolate Sample 1 chromosome 1a, ASM3025357v1:
- the LOC131298645 gene encoding class V chitinase-like isoform X1 produces MAPKYPLFSLFFLPLLSLHFHFSTGQAFVNSVYWFPDSGLAASDIDSTLFTHIFCAFADLDSNTNQVTISSSNNAPFSQFTQTVQLKNPSVKTLLSIGGGSANKTAFASMASESASRKSFIDSSINLARSYGFHGLDLDWEYPQSTSEMANLGVLLDEWRAAVATEAQSAGQPLLLLTAAFYYAPSINGLNYPVQSISNSLDWINLMAYDFYDPTWAKVTNSHAALYDPSGPISGSYGVESWIQAGMSSKKLVLGMPFYGYAWRLADANNHGLMAPADGPVGSGNGAMRYGEILGFIAENKAATVYNGTIVSNYCYAGTTWIGYDGTQSISAKVSYAKQEGLLGYFAWHVAQDNNWDLSKQAKQAWGA; encoded by the exons TCTGTTTACTGGTTTCCCGACAGTGGTCTGGCAGCATCAGATATAGACTCTACTTTGTTCACTCACATATTTTGTGCTTTTGCTGATCTTGATTCCAATACAAATCAAGTCACTATTTCCTCCTCAAACAATGCCCCATTTTCTCAGTTCACCCAAACTGTCCAGCTTAAAAACCCTTCTGTCAAAACCCTCTTGTCCATCGGCGGTGGCTCCGCCAACAAGACTGCCTTCGCTTCTATGGCTAGCGAGTCGGCTTCTCGGAAAAGTTTCATTGATTCTTCCATAAACTTGGCAAG GTCATATGGCTTCCATGGCTTGGATCTTGACTGGGAGTACCCACAGTCCACTTCAGAAATGGCCAACTTGGGCGTCCTCCTCGACGAGTGGCGGGCCGCGGTGGCAACCGAGGCCCAATCTGCCGGACAACCACTGTTGCTTTTAACCGCGGCCTTCTATTACGCACCAAGCATTAATGGGCTGAACTATCCAGTCCAGTCCATATCCAATAGCTTGGACTGGATCAACTTGATGGCCTATGACTTCTACGACCCTACATGGGCCAAAGTGACCAACTCACATGCAGCCCTGTACGACCCGTCGGGCCCAATCAGCGGAAGTTACGGAGTCGAGTCTTGGATCCAGGCCGGGATGAGCTCAAAGAAGTTGGTCCTCGGAATGCCGTTTTACGGGTACGCGTGGCGGCTTGCGGACGCGAACAACCACGGGCTTATGGCACCGGCTGATGGGCCAGTTGGATCGGGCAACGGGGCGATGCGCTATGGGGAGATCTTGGGGTTCATAGCAGAAAACAAGGCCGCAACGGTGTACAATGGCACAATTGTTTCAAACTATTGCTATGCTGGGACAACTTGGATAGGGTATGATGGCACCCAGAGTATCTCTGCCAAGGTTTCATATGCTAAGCAGGAAGGGTTGCTTGGTTACTTTGCTTGGCATGTTGCACAAGATAACAATTGGGATCTCTCAAAACAAG CCAAACAAGCATGGGGAGCATGA
- the LOC131298645 gene encoding class V chitinase-like isoform X2, whose translation MAPKYPLFSLFFLPLLSLHFHFSTGQAFVNSVYWFPDSGLAASDIDSTLFTHIFCAFADLDSNTNQVTISSSNNAPFSQFTQTVQLKNPSVKTLLSIGGGSANKTAFASMASESASRKSFIDSSINLARSYGFHGLDLDWEYPQSTSEMANLGVLLDEWRAAVATEAQSAGQPLLLLTAAFYYAPSINGLNYPVQSISNSLDWINLMAYDFYDPTWAKVTNSHAALYDPSGPISGSYGVESWIQAGMSSKKLVLGMPFYGYAWRLADANNHGLMAPADGPVGSGNGAMRYGEILGFIAENKAATVYNGTIVSNYCYAGTTWIGYDGTQSISAKVSYAKQEGLLGYFAWHVAQDNNWDLSKQAKQAWGA comes from the exons TCTGTTTACTGGTTTCCCGACAGTGGTCTGGCAGCATCAGATATAGACTCTACTTTGTTCACTCACATATTTTGTGCTTTTGCTGATCTTGATTCCAATACAAATCAAGTCACTATTTCCTCCTCAAACAATGCCCCATTTTCTCAGTTCACCCAAACTGTCCAGCTTAAAAACCCTTCTGTCAAAACCCTCTTGTCCATCGGCGGTGGCTCCGCCAACAAGACTGCCTTCGCTTCTATGGCTAGCGAGTCGGCTTCTCGGAAAAGTTTCATTGATTCTTCCATAAACTTGGCAAG GTCATATGGCTTCCATGGCTTGGATCTTGACTGGGAGTACCCACAGTCCACTTCAGAAATGGCCAACTTGGGCGTCCTCCTCGACGAGTGGCGGGCCGCGGTGGCAACCGAGGCCCAATCTGCCGGACAACCACTGTTGCTTTTAACCGCGGCCTTCTATTACGCACCAAGCATTAATGGGCTGAACTATCCAGTCCAGTCCATATCCAATAGCTTGGACTGGATCAACTTGATGGCCTATGACTTCTACGACCCTACATGGGCCAAAGTGACCAACTCACATGCAGCCCTGTACGACCCGTCGGGCCCAATCAGCGGAAGTTACGGAGTCGAGTCTTGGATCCAGGCCGGGATGAGCTCAAAGAAGTTGGTCCTCGGAATGCCGTTTTACGGGTACGCGTGGCGGCTTGCGGACGCGAACAACCACGGGCTTATGGCACCGGCTGATGGGCCAGTTGGATCGGGCAACGGGGCGATGCGCTATGGGGAGATCTTGGGGTTCATAGCAGAAAACAAGGCCGCAACGGTGTACAATGGCACAATTGTTTCAAACTATTGCTATGCTGGGACAACTTGGATAGGGTATGATGGCACCCAGAGTATCTCTGCCAAGGTTTCATATGCTAAGCAGGAAGGGTTGCTTGGTTACTTTGCTTGGCATGTTGCACAAGATAACAATTGGGATCTCTCAAAACAAG